From Lolium perenne isolate Kyuss_39 chromosome 5, Kyuss_2.0, whole genome shotgun sequence, a single genomic window includes:
- the LOC127319709 gene encoding uncharacterized protein: protein MDTPRPDHLRGADDVAPWVTGSQIARDLMARRHEPFNAPRQDDEDGNPFALLRELLDRMRAAEAQAGDASGAVAVNGATREAAYVVDDAYRNGGFGAVPASGDAIAGLQETSAGEARERACAVCMQDFEEGGDRLRRLPCSHSFHERCIFDWLRVSRVCPFCRHRLPMERE from the coding sequence aTGGACACGCCCCGGCCGGACCACTTGCGCGGCGCGGACGACGTCGCCCCATGGGTCACCGGCAGCCAGATAGCCCGGGACCTCATGGCGCGCCGGCACGAGCCGTTCAACGCGCCGCGCCAGGACGATGAGGACGGCAACCCTTTCGCGCTGCTGAGGGAGCTCCTCGACCGGATGCGTGCAGCAGAAGCGCAAGCCGGCGACGCGTCGGGCGCCGTCGCCGTGAACGGTGCCACCCGAGAAGCAGCGTACGTCGTCGACGACGCGTACAGGAACGGCGGGTTCGGCGCCGTCCCGGCGTCGGGCGACGCGATCGCGGGCCTGCAGGAGACGAGCGCCGGCGAGGCGAGGGAGCGAGCTTGCGCGGTGTGCATGCAAGATTTCGAGGAAGGGGGGGACAGGCTCAGGAGGCTGCCGTGCTCCCACTCGTTCCATGAGCGCTGCATCTTCGACTGGCTCCGGGTCAGCCGTGTCTGCCCGTTCTGCCGCCACCGGCTGCCCATGGAACGGGAGTAG
- the LOC139831591 gene encoding uncharacterized protein, producing MAEAAFTHFEGLLGTSVDRQHSLDLDFLDTHSEDLSELEAVFTEDEIWEAIRRLPVGKAPGPDGFTAEFLQKCWGVVKGDFMAAFDKLFTLCGRGFQGLNQALLILLPKRPDVDALGDYRPISLIHIFAKLVAKALATRLAPRMELLVDRNQCAFIRKRCIHDNFMLVQQTARFLHREKEPRVMLKLDIARAFDSVSWGLRTNFAKCSVSPIACSEAEDAGAAELMECQLAPFPVRYLGIPLSIRRLTTAAFQPLLDRLADKLPTWRASMMPRAGRLALIRSVLEAIPLHQLMVLSLDKKALKQVNKILRGFLWAGRADANGGHCHVNWARVCRPLRLGGLGIPDLARTAISLRVRWIWRLHTDHLRPWRGLDMHFSKTELDVFAASTYMVVGNGESALFWEDRWLDGRSIKVMAPEVYALVPKRRRKVRIVREALVERTWIPDIAGAPSALAMWQYVQLWGRLRDTQLSWDPDRLVWRWTTDGQYSAGSCYDTLFQGQSSQGLGSSTGAT from the exons ATGGCTGAAGCCGCTTTCACACACTTCGAGGGCCTGCTCGGCACCTCGGTGGATAGGCAACATTCACTGGACTTGGACTTCCTGGATACCCACTCTGAGGACCTCTCAGAGCTTGAGGCGGTGTTCACGGAGGACGAGATCTGGGAGGCGATTCGGCGACTGCCGGTGGGCAAGGCGCCGGGGCCTGACGGGTTCACGGCTGAATTCCTTCAGAAGTGCTGGGGAGTGGTTAAGGGTGACTTCATGGCAGCCTTCGACAAGCTGTTCACGTTGTGTGGGCGCGGGTTCCAAGGTCTTAACCAGGCCTTGCTGATCCTGCTGCCTAAGCGCCCGGATGTGGATGCCCTCGGCGACTACCGTCCAATCAGCCTGATCCATATCTTTGCCAAGCTGGTGGCGAAGGCGCTCGCCACTCGTCTGGCCCCTAGGATGGAGTTGCTGGTGGATCGTAACCAATGCGCGTTCATTCGCAAGCGTTGTATCCACGACAACTTTATGTTGGTCCAGCAGACAGCTAGGTTCTTGCACCGGGAGAAGGAGCCGCGGGTGATGCTCAAGTTGGACATTGCCCGCGCCTTTGACTCCGTCTCTTGGG GGCTGCGCACCAACTTCGCCAAGTGCTCGGTTTCCCCCATCGCCTGTTCCGAGGCTGAGGACGCGGGCGCTGCTGAACTCATGGAGTGCCAGCTAGCGCCGTTCCCGGTGAGATACCTCGGCATCCCGCTGTCTATCAGGAGGCTGACGACTGCAGCATTCCAGCCACTCTTAGACCGTCTAGCCGACAAGCTACCTACCTGGCGGGCATCGATGATGCCTCGGGCAGGACGCTTGGCGCTAATCCGCTCGGTTCTCGAAGCGATACCGTTGCACCAGCTGATGGTGCTGAGTCTTGATAAGAAAGCACTCAAGCAGGTCAACAAAATCTTGCGAGGATTTCTATGGGCTGGTAGGGCTGACGCCAATGGCGGACATTGTCACGTCAACTGGGCGAGGGTGTGTAGGCCGCTGCGGCTAGGGGGGCTGGGGATTCCAGATCTCGCACGCACGGCCATCAGCCTCAGGGTGCGTTGGATCTGGAGGTTGCACACCGACCACCTGCGACCTTGGCGCGGGTTGGACATGCATTTCTCGAAGACGGAGCTGGATGTCTTTGCAGCCTCTACCTACATGGTAGTCGGCAACGGGGAATCCGCCCTCTTCTGGGAGGACAGATGGCTGGATGGCAggtccatcaaggtgatggcgccggAGGTATACGCTTTGGTTCCAAAGCGCCGGCGGAAGGTGCGCATAGTCCGTGAAGCGCTGGTTGAACGCACCTGGATTCCCGATATTGCAGGTGCACCGAGCGCCCTGGCAATGTGGCAGTACGTCCAGTTGTGGGGCCGACTCAGGGACACTCAACTATCGTGGGATCCGGACAGGTTGGTttggcggtggacgacggatggtCAGTATTCAGCTGGATCCTGTTATGACACCCTTTTCCAGGGGCAATCATCTCAAGGTCTTGGAAGCTCAACTGGCGCCACCTAG